From Actinopolyspora lacussalsi, a single genomic window includes:
- a CDS encoding multiple sugar transport system substrate-binding protein (product_source=KO:K02027; cath_funfam=3.40.190.10; cleavage_site_network=SignalP-noTM; cog=COG1653; ko=KO:K02027; pfam=PF01547; superfamily=53850), with product MLTTAVLLLCGLLAGCGTSADGAAGGKIELQFSWWGNADRAEVTNEAVELFEQRNPDIEVQTSFSSYNSYIQKLATQAAGGNAPDVMQLDYRQISQYASAGLLLDLDEQSAINTENVTSAMLRTGQSSGEQYAIPMGRTSQVMVYDSARWQRAGVAEPEYGWTWQDWSRAMRELGEATDRTGATDPGWSEDWFEVWLRGRDKSLYTDSGKLNYDAADLAQFWRTTNELSQQGAVSPARQTTQIDGSAANMPFGRGNALSGFTWDSAVGGFQALIGDSLRLAPLPVGPDGTPGQYFKPSMLIGASANSPHPEAASKLVDFLINDPRAGEILGVSRGLPVNRTIREDITPTLSGLDKRIAEFQESLDGELLAPPSAPPQGDLALQTAFQRDYDHVGFELQSPRRTAEQFLTNARSELQR from the coding sequence GTGCTGACGACGGCGGTACTGCTGTTGTGCGGCCTGCTCGCCGGGTGTGGCACGAGCGCCGACGGCGCGGCGGGCGGCAAGATCGAACTGCAGTTCAGCTGGTGGGGAAACGCCGACCGGGCCGAGGTCACCAACGAGGCCGTCGAGCTGTTCGAGCAGCGCAACCCCGACATCGAGGTACAGACCTCGTTCTCCAGCTACAACTCCTACATCCAGAAGCTGGCCACCCAGGCGGCCGGTGGCAACGCGCCCGACGTGATGCAGCTGGACTACCGTCAGATCAGCCAGTACGCCTCGGCGGGTCTGCTGCTCGACCTAGACGAGCAGTCCGCCATCAACACCGAGAACGTCACCTCGGCGATGCTGCGTACCGGCCAGTCGAGCGGCGAGCAGTACGCCATCCCGATGGGGCGGACCTCACAGGTGATGGTCTACGACTCCGCCCGGTGGCAGCGGGCCGGAGTCGCGGAGCCGGAGTACGGCTGGACCTGGCAGGACTGGAGCCGCGCGATGCGCGAGCTGGGCGAGGCCACCGACAGGACCGGGGCCACCGATCCGGGGTGGAGCGAGGACTGGTTCGAGGTGTGGCTGCGCGGCCGCGACAAGAGCCTCTACACCGACAGCGGGAAGCTGAACTACGACGCGGCGGATCTCGCCCAGTTCTGGCGCACCACGAACGAGCTCAGCCAACAGGGCGCGGTCAGCCCGGCTCGCCAGACCACCCAGATCGACGGTTCCGCGGCGAACATGCCGTTCGGGCGGGGCAACGCGCTGTCCGGGTTCACCTGGGACTCGGCGGTGGGCGGTTTCCAGGCCCTGATCGGCGACAGCCTGCGGCTGGCTCCACTGCCGGTCGGGCCGGACGGCACACCGGGGCAGTACTTCAAGCCTTCCATGCTGATCGGCGCCTCGGCCAACAGCCCCCACCCGGAGGCGGCATCGAAGCTCGTCGACTTTCTGATCAACGATCCCCGGGCGGGCGAGATTCTGGGAGTGAGCCGGGGGCTGCCCGTCAACCGGACGATCCGCGAGGACATCACCCCCACGCTGAGCGGGCTGGACAAACGCATCGCCGAGTTCCAGGAAAGCCTGGACGGCGAACTGCTGGCACCGCCGAGCGCTCCCCCGCAAGGAGATCTGGCGCTGCAAACCGCCTTTCAGCGCGACTACGACCATGTCGGCTTCGAACTGCAGTCACCACGAAGAACGGCTGAGCAGTTCCTCACCAACGCGAGATCGGAGCTGCAGCGATGA
- a CDS encoding multiple sugar transport system permease protein (product_source=KO:K02025; cath_funfam=1.10.3720.10; cog=COG1175; ko=KO:K02025; pfam=PF00528; superfamily=161098; transmembrane_helix_parts=Inside_1_38,TMhelix_39_61,Outside_62_100,TMhelix_101_123,Inside_124_134,TMhelix_135_157,Outside_158_184,TMhelix_185_207,Inside_208_227,TMhelix_228_250,Outside_251_289,TMhelix_290_312,Inside_313_325): MNVEAPDQQVSPPRGRPDSESAAADSATRRNRPRRREGAAWVFLSPWLLGAAVLTLTPMLVSLYLSFTQYDLFTAPEWVGLDNYVHMFTSDPRYWRSAMNTLIYVLVAVPLQLAVALAVALALNSIGRGKGFYRSAFYAPSLLGASMSIALVWRALFNDGGTVDDLLSTFGFDMGGWVNQPGWALLVVALLTIWQFGAPMVIFLAGLQQVPHELYEAAEVDGAGRMRRFLSVTLPMLSPVLFFNLVLQTIQAFQVFTPAFTVSGGRGGPADSTLFYTLYLYDRGFTASHMGYASAMAWVLLVVIGIVTALLFRSARSWVFYNDKG, from the coding sequence ATGAACGTCGAAGCACCTGATCAACAGGTGAGTCCACCGCGCGGGAGACCGGATTCCGAGTCCGCCGCCGCGGATTCCGCTACCCGGCGGAATCGTCCACGACGACGTGAGGGGGCCGCCTGGGTCTTTCTGTCACCGTGGCTGCTGGGAGCGGCGGTACTGACGCTGACCCCGATGCTGGTCTCGCTGTACCTGTCGTTCACCCAGTACGACCTGTTCACCGCCCCGGAGTGGGTGGGGCTGGACAACTACGTCCACATGTTCACCTCCGATCCCCGCTACTGGAGATCGGCGATGAACACGCTGATCTACGTGCTGGTGGCGGTACCGCTACAGCTGGCGGTGGCACTCGCCGTGGCGCTGGCGCTGAACTCCATCGGGCGCGGCAAGGGGTTCTACCGCTCGGCGTTCTACGCCCCCTCACTGCTGGGCGCGAGCATGAGTATCGCCCTGGTCTGGCGCGCGCTGTTCAACGACGGCGGCACGGTGGACGACCTGTTGTCGACGTTCGGGTTCGACATGGGCGGCTGGGTGAACCAACCGGGCTGGGCACTGCTGGTGGTCGCGCTGCTGACGATCTGGCAGTTCGGCGCGCCGATGGTGATCTTTCTGGCCGGGCTGCAGCAGGTGCCTCATGAGCTGTACGAAGCGGCCGAGGTGGACGGCGCCGGACGGATGAGGCGGTTCCTGTCGGTCACGCTGCCGATGCTCTCACCGGTGCTGTTCTTCAACCTGGTGCTGCAGACCATCCAGGCGTTCCAGGTGTTCACCCCGGCGTTCACGGTCAGCGGCGGTCGCGGTGGTCCCGCCGACTCGACGCTGTTCTACACGCTCTACCTGTACGACCGCGGATTCACCGCCTCGCACATGGGCTACGCCTCGGCGATGGCCTGGGTGCTGCTCGTGGTCATCGGCATCGTGACCGCGCTGCTGTTCCGCAGTGCGCGCTCCTGGGTCTTCTACAACGATAAGGGGTGA
- a CDS encoding multiple sugar transport system permease protein (product_source=KO:K02026; cath_funfam=1.10.3720.10; cog=COG0395; ko=KO:K02026; pfam=PF00528; superfamily=161098; transmembrane_helix_parts=Inside_1_18,TMhelix_19_41,Outside_42_83,TMhelix_84_106,Inside_107_117,TMhelix_118_140,Outside_141_144,TMhelix_145_167,Inside_168_198,TMhelix_199_218,Outside_219_250,TMhelix_251_273,Inside_274_288): MVAVRESLPGRRIDWARIGLHVGCLAALLVMLYPLAWLIATSFKPADEVISSLRLLPSRLAMNNYTTALEGVGGVSVLRLIGNSLIISTGAVLGNVISCSLAAYAFARLRFTLRGPLFALMLATIMLPQHAVLIPQYIVFNQLGMVNTFWPLVLPKFLATDAFFVFLTVQFMRGIPKELDEAATLDGCGPFRTFFRIILPLSRPALITTAIFTFIWTWNDFFLQLIYLFEPEKFTITLALRSFVDTSSQSAYGPMFAMSVIALLPIVLFFMAFQRFLVEGMASSGVKG; the protein is encoded by the coding sequence ATGGTAGCCGTCCGAGAATCCTTACCGGGGCGCCGCATCGATTGGGCCCGGATCGGGCTGCACGTCGGGTGTCTGGCCGCGTTGCTGGTCATGCTCTACCCACTGGCGTGGCTGATCGCGACCTCGTTCAAACCGGCCGACGAGGTGATCTCGAGCCTGCGGCTGCTGCCGAGCAGGCTGGCGATGAACAACTACACCACCGCGCTGGAAGGCGTCGGCGGGGTGAGTGTGCTGCGGTTGATCGGAAACTCGCTGATCATCTCCACCGGGGCGGTGCTGGGCAACGTGATCAGCTGCTCACTCGCCGCGTACGCCTTCGCCCGACTGCGCTTCACACTTCGGGGACCGCTGTTCGCGCTGATGCTGGCCACGATCATGCTGCCGCAGCACGCGGTGCTGATCCCGCAGTACATCGTGTTCAACCAGCTGGGGATGGTCAACACCTTCTGGCCGCTGGTGCTGCCGAAGTTCCTGGCCACCGACGCGTTCTTCGTGTTCCTGACCGTGCAGTTCATGCGCGGCATTCCCAAGGAGCTCGACGAGGCGGCCACACTCGACGGATGTGGGCCGTTCCGAACCTTCTTCCGGATCATCCTGCCGCTGAGCAGGCCGGCCCTGATCACCACCGCGATCTTCACCTTCATCTGGACCTGGAACGACTTCTTCCTGCAACTGATCTATCTGTTCGAGCCGGAGAAGTTCACGATCACGCTGGCGCTGCGTTCCTTCGTGGACACCTCCAGCCAGTCCGCCTACGGTCCGATGTTCGCCATGTCGGTGATCGCGCTGCTTCCCATCGTGCTGTTCTTCATGGCCTTCCAGCGATTCCTGGTGGAGGGCATGGCCAGCTCCGGAGTGAAGGGGTGA
- a CDS encoding hypothetical protein (product_source=Hypo-rule applied; superfamily=161111; transmembrane_helix_parts=Inside_1_12,TMhelix_13_35,Outside_36_83,TMhelix_84_106,Inside_107_112,TMhelix_113_135,Outside_136_163,TMhelix_164_186,Inside_187_203), with amino-acid sequence MTATDAAGQRGPFGAGFELFADMLGIGVATTLASLPVITAPAAVSTGCGQLRARSEGRRTPDGLGYFRTLARRLGSARGPADLMAGLVMTLLGGILIIDLLLIRGTQGIPGTGIVTVTLTLLVATLAAVCLRAVALPESEHGWLAALRSSARASVLDPLGSVLLLAAVAVAALCVWMMPVLVVLILGPLILAATAIQARASSP; translated from the coding sequence ATGACAGCCACCGACGCCGCTGGACAGCGCGGCCCGTTCGGCGCGGGGTTCGAACTGTTCGCCGACATGCTCGGCATCGGCGTGGCCACCACGTTGGCCTCGCTGCCGGTGATCACCGCTCCCGCGGCGGTGTCCACCGGCTGCGGGCAATTGCGAGCGCGTTCCGAGGGACGCCGCACTCCCGACGGACTCGGCTACTTCCGCACGTTGGCACGACGGCTGGGGAGCGCACGTGGTCCCGCCGACCTGATGGCGGGGCTGGTGATGACACTGCTCGGCGGAATACTGATCATCGACCTGCTACTGATACGCGGAACCCAAGGGATTCCCGGAACCGGAATCGTCACGGTGACACTCACACTGCTGGTGGCGACACTCGCGGCCGTCTGTCTGCGGGCGGTCGCGCTGCCCGAGTCCGAGCACGGCTGGTTGGCGGCCCTGCGGAGCTCCGCACGGGCGAGCGTGCTGGATCCGCTGGGCAGCGTACTGCTGCTAGCTGCCGTGGCGGTGGCAGCACTGTGCGTGTGGATGATGCCCGTGCTCGTCGTGCTGATACTCGGGCCGCTGATCCTGGCCGCCACGGCGATCCAGGCGCGTGCTTCCTCCCCCTGA
- a CDS encoding putative dehydrogenase (product_source=COG0673; cath_funfam=3.40.50.720; cog=COG0673; pfam=PF01408; superfamily=51735,55347) has protein sequence MSRKTLRIALNGVTGRMGYRQHLLRSILELRDQGGLEVADGERVMLEPVLVGRNSAKLAEMAQQHSIDEWSTELDTVLSDDSVDIYFDSQITSARERGIRAAVAAGKHVYSEKPVAETSAGAMELARLAEQAGIRHGVVHDKLFLPGLLKLRRLLDGGFFGQVLSVRGEFGYWVFEGDWQSSQRPSWNYRSEDGGGIVSDMFCHWHYVLENLFGRVESVTARATTHIPRRWDEQGNAYEATADDSAYGIFELADGVIAQINSSWAVRVNRDELVEFQVDGTEGSAVAGLRGCRVQHRSMTPKPVWNPDIPSGERFREQWSPVPDNEEFGNGFKAQWERFLHDVLRDRAHPYDFFAGARGIQLAEAGLRSSSTGQRVQLENLEQ, from the coding sequence ATGTCGCGGAAAACACTGCGCATCGCACTCAACGGCGTCACCGGCCGCATGGGGTACCGCCAGCACCTGTTGCGTTCCATCCTGGAACTGCGTGACCAGGGTGGTCTCGAGGTCGCCGACGGCGAGCGGGTGATGCTGGAACCGGTCCTGGTGGGCCGCAACTCCGCCAAACTCGCCGAGATGGCCCAACAACACTCGATCGACGAGTGGAGCACCGAGCTCGACACCGTGTTGTCCGACGACTCGGTGGACATCTACTTCGACTCCCAGATCACTTCGGCCAGGGAACGGGGAATCCGGGCAGCCGTCGCGGCGGGCAAACACGTCTACTCCGAAAAACCGGTCGCCGAGACCTCGGCCGGCGCCATGGAACTGGCCAGGCTCGCCGAACAAGCCGGGATCCGACACGGCGTGGTGCACGACAAGCTGTTCCTGCCCGGGCTGTTGAAGCTGCGCAGGCTGCTCGACGGGGGTTTCTTCGGGCAGGTGCTGTCGGTACGCGGCGAATTCGGATACTGGGTCTTCGAGGGCGACTGGCAGAGCTCGCAGCGGCCGAGCTGGAACTACCGCAGCGAGGACGGCGGCGGGATCGTCTCGGACATGTTCTGTCACTGGCACTACGTGCTGGAGAACCTGTTCGGACGCGTGGAGTCGGTGACGGCCAGGGCGACCACGCACATCCCCCGTCGTTGGGACGAGCAGGGCAACGCCTACGAGGCCACCGCCGACGACTCCGCCTACGGGATCTTCGAACTCGCCGACGGCGTGATCGCACAGATCAACTCCTCGTGGGCGGTACGGGTCAACCGCGACGAACTGGTGGAGTTCCAGGTCGACGGTACCGAGGGAAGTGCCGTGGCCGGGCTGCGCGGCTGCCGGGTGCAGCACCGGTCGATGACGCCGAAACCGGTCTGGAACCCCGATATACCCAGCGGCGAACGTTTCCGCGAGCAGTGGTCGCCGGTTCCGGACAACGAGGAGTTCGGCAACGGTTTCAAGGCCCAGTGGGAACGGTTCCTGCACGACGTACTCCGGGACAGGGCCCACCCGTACGACTTCTTCGCGGGTGCGCGCGGCATCCAGCTCGCCGAAGCGGGGCTGCGTTCCTCCAGCACCGGACAACGGGTCCAGCTGGAAAACCTCGAACAGTGA
- a CDS encoding multiple sugar transport system ATP-binding protein (product_source=KO:K10112; cath_funfam=2.40.50.100,3.40.50.300; cog=COG3839; ko=KO:K10112; pfam=PF00005,PF08402; smart=SM00382; superfamily=50331,52540), protein MSRVTYHDAARVFAGNSPVRAVDNLRLTVDDGEFLVLVGPSGSGKSTALRMLAGLEEIDEGSVHIGDTDVTSMPPKSRDIAMVFQSYALYPHMTVAENMGFALKLRRIPKQDVRQRVTEAAELLDLTEYLDRKPRALSGGQRQRVAMGRAIVREPSVFLMDEPLSNLDAKLRVETRANIAALQRRLGTTTIYVTHDQTEAMTMGHRVAVLADGVLQQCDTPRELYERPANAFVAGFIGSPAMNLETVPLTTGGARLDEVTLPIPRAAMDSLGGGSEVTVGIRPESLRLVADEQPDGLALHVELVEELGADCLIHGRTAVDGKRLIVRADGRRPPALGDTVHVVVRDPEEIHLFDAESGNRPE, encoded by the coding sequence ATGTCGCGAGTGACCTATCACGACGCCGCACGTGTGTTCGCCGGTAACTCCCCTGTCCGCGCGGTCGACAACCTACGGCTGACCGTCGACGACGGCGAGTTCCTGGTGCTGGTCGGACCGTCCGGATCCGGCAAGTCCACCGCGCTGCGCATGCTGGCGGGACTGGAGGAGATCGACGAGGGCAGCGTGCACATCGGTGATACCGACGTGACCTCGATGCCGCCCAAGTCCCGCGACATCGCGATGGTCTTTCAGTCCTACGCGCTCTATCCGCACATGACCGTGGCCGAGAACATGGGGTTCGCGCTGAAGCTGCGCCGGATACCCAAGCAGGACGTGCGGCAGCGAGTGACGGAGGCGGCCGAGCTGTTGGACCTGACCGAGTACCTGGACCGCAAGCCCAGAGCGCTGTCCGGTGGGCAACGGCAACGTGTCGCCATGGGCAGGGCCATCGTGCGGGAACCCTCGGTGTTCCTGATGGACGAGCCGCTGTCGAACCTGGACGCCAAACTGCGGGTGGAGACCCGGGCGAACATCGCCGCGCTGCAGCGCAGACTCGGCACGACCACCATCTACGTCACCCACGATCAGACCGAGGCCATGACGATGGGACATCGTGTGGCGGTGCTGGCGGACGGGGTGCTGCAACAGTGTGACACTCCCAGGGAGCTCTACGAACGCCCTGCCAACGCCTTCGTGGCGGGCTTCATCGGCTCACCCGCGATGAACCTGGAGACCGTGCCGCTGACAACCGGCGGTGCCCGACTGGACGAGGTGACCCTGCCGATCCCCCGCGCGGCGATGGACTCCCTGGGAGGCGGCTCCGAGGTCACCGTCGGAATCAGGCCCGAATCACTGCGGCTGGTCGCCGACGAACAGCCTGACGGCCTCGCACTGCACGTGGAACTCGTCGAGGAGCTGGGGGCCGACTGCCTGATTCACGGCCGGACCGCCGTGGACGGCAAACGGCTGATCGTACGTGCCGACGGGCGCAGGCCACCGGCGCTGGGCGACACGGTGCACGTGGTGGTGCGCGACCCCGAGGAGATCCACCTGTTCGACGCGGAAAGCGGCAACCGACCGGAGTGA
- a CDS encoding LacI family transcriptional regulator (product_source=KO:K02529; cath_funfam=1.10.260.40,3.40.50.2300; cog=COG1609; ko=KO:K02529; pfam=PF00356,PF13377; smart=SM00354; superfamily=47413,53822), protein MPRGSGKVNLVDVARQAGVSLATASRVLNGSTRSVGADLRERVRQAAANLDYSPSAPAQAMARGGTDVVGLVVPDISDPYFSTIAASVVRHAEPHGLIITLASTERRFEREAEYVASLRSQQARGVVLVGSRTTNEEQLEALRAELDAYTAAGGRAAAIGQHILPADTVIVENRSGARALAEELVNLGYRKFAVLAGPADLLTARDRLAGFREGLRQHGIEVADRDVINGEFTRDGGYEAASELLERDRAPECVFAVNDVMAVGALSAFRDRGVRLPDELAVAGFDDIASLRDVWPSLTTVRIPLERLGEEALGFLLDEPAERSRTRRFSGEVVVRASTPPVS, encoded by the coding sequence ATGCCGCGTGGTTCCGGCAAGGTGAACCTGGTCGACGTCGCGCGCCAGGCCGGGGTTTCACTGGCCACCGCGTCGCGAGTTCTCAACGGCAGTACGCGCAGCGTCGGCGCGGACCTGCGGGAGCGAGTCCGGCAGGCAGCCGCGAACCTGGACTATTCGCCCAGCGCCCCCGCGCAGGCCATGGCGCGGGGTGGCACCGATGTGGTCGGTCTGGTGGTGCCGGACATCTCCGATCCGTACTTTTCCACCATCGCCGCCAGCGTCGTTCGGCACGCGGAGCCGCACGGCCTGATCATTACCCTGGCCAGTACGGAGCGCCGTTTCGAGCGCGAGGCCGAGTACGTCGCCTCACTGCGCAGTCAACAGGCGCGCGGCGTCGTCCTGGTGGGCAGTCGCACCACCAACGAGGAGCAGCTGGAGGCGTTGCGGGCCGAGCTGGACGCCTACACCGCCGCTGGCGGGCGGGCCGCGGCCATCGGACAGCACATACTGCCCGCCGACACCGTGATCGTCGAGAACCGGAGCGGGGCCCGCGCGTTGGCGGAGGAACTCGTGAATCTGGGCTACCGAAAGTTCGCCGTTCTCGCCGGACCCGCCGATCTGCTCACGGCTCGCGATCGGCTGGCGGGTTTCCGGGAAGGGCTGCGTCAGCACGGCATCGAGGTGGCGGACAGGGATGTGATCAACGGTGAGTTCACGCGCGACGGTGGTTACGAGGCGGCCTCGGAACTGCTCGAACGCGACCGCGCTCCCGAGTGCGTGTTCGCGGTCAACGACGTCATGGCGGTGGGAGCCCTGTCGGCGTTTCGCGATCGGGGAGTCCGGTTGCCGGACGAGCTGGCAGTGGCGGGATTCGACGACATCGCCAGTCTGCGGGACGTGTGGCCGTCGTTGACGACGGTGCGGATCCCGCTGGAACGTCTCGGTGAGGAGGCGCTGGGCTTCCTGCTCGACGAGCCCGCCGAACGTTCCCGCACCCGCCGGTTCAGCGGTGAGGTGGTGGTGCGCGCCAGCACTCCGCCGGTGAGTTGA
- a CDS encoding hypothetical protein (product_source=Hypo-rule applied; pfam=PF06187; superfamily=51569), which yields MSRTIQLPRSDGSLYSHHLHEPVNRSLPTEPPTSRIAYAAAHVVADPFGENTPGSAAEIDWDSTLAFRGHLWECGLGVAEGMDTAQRGMGLDWDATRELIRRSGEEAARVGGRIAAGVGTDHLSPQVTDLDELIEGYREQLDVTQRAGARVILMASRQLAAAATGPADYRKVYDKLLAEVEQPAILHWLGPAFDPALTGYWGSNDIDEAADSLLEILHAHPERIDGVKVSLLDAEHEIRLRERLPEGVRLYTGDDFNYPRLIKGEAGSHSDALLGVFAAIAPAAAAALHALDEGDEVRFDEILSPTVPLARQLFAQPTYYYKTGIAFLAWLRGQQPGFGMVGGLQSGRSIVHLAEVFRLADVAGTLPDPDRAADRMRGLLEIAGVAR from the coding sequence GTGTCGCGCACTATCCAACTGCCCCGCTCGGACGGTTCGCTCTACAGTCACCACCTGCACGAGCCGGTCAACCGATCCCTTCCGACGGAACCGCCCACCAGTCGCATCGCCTACGCCGCCGCCCACGTCGTAGCCGATCCGTTCGGGGAGAACACCCCCGGTTCGGCGGCCGAGATCGACTGGGACAGCACACTGGCCTTCCGCGGACACCTGTGGGAGTGCGGCCTCGGGGTCGCCGAGGGCATGGACACCGCCCAGCGCGGCATGGGCCTGGACTGGGATGCGACTCGTGAGCTGATCCGCCGCAGTGGTGAGGAAGCGGCCCGCGTCGGTGGACGCATCGCCGCCGGAGTGGGCACCGATCACCTGTCACCCCAGGTCACCGATCTCGACGAGCTGATCGAGGGATACCGCGAACAACTCGACGTCACGCAGCGGGCCGGAGCACGCGTGATCCTGATGGCCAGCAGGCAACTGGCCGCGGCCGCGACAGGCCCCGCAGACTACCGAAAGGTCTACGACAAGCTGCTGGCCGAGGTGGAGCAACCCGCGATCCTGCACTGGCTGGGCCCGGCGTTCGACCCGGCGCTGACGGGATACTGGGGCTCGAACGACATCGACGAAGCGGCGGACTCCCTGCTGGAGATCCTGCACGCGCATCCGGAGCGCATCGACGGGGTGAAAGTGTCGCTGCTGGACGCCGAGCACGAGATACGGTTGCGGGAGCGGCTGCCCGAAGGGGTCCGGCTCTACACCGGCGACGACTTCAACTACCCGAGGCTGATCAAGGGGGAGGCGGGCAGCCACAGCGACGCGCTGCTCGGCGTGTTCGCGGCCATCGCTCCCGCCGCCGCGGCGGCGCTGCACGCCCTGGACGAGGGGGACGAGGTGAGGTTCGACGAGATCCTCTCCCCCACCGTCCCACTGGCGCGGCAGTTGTTCGCCCAGCCGACCTACTACTACAAGACCGGCATCGCCTTCCTCGCGTGGTTGCGCGGTCAGCAGCCCGGTTTCGGCATGGTCGGCGGGTTGCAGAGCGGACGGAGCATCGTGCACCTCGCGGAGGTCTTCCGTCTCGCGGACGTGGCGGGCACGTTGCCGGACCCCGATCGGGCCGCCGACCGCATGCGCGGCCTGCTCGAGATCGCAGGGGTGGCACGATGA
- a CDS encoding sugar phosphate isomerase/epimerase (product_source=COG1082; cath_funfam=3.20.20.150; cog=COG1082; pfam=PF01261; superfamily=51658), with the protein MTDGGIARLSLNQKTLNRYSLPAAVAECVRTGIPAMGLWREPVQEYGVTESAELMRSNGLRVSSLCRGGFLTTDSPEARAEALRDNRLAIDEAAELGAPCLVLVVGGLPDGSKDLVGARQRVVDTLAELAPYAERRGVRLALEALHPMYCADRAVLSTLEQALDIADPFPENQVGVVVDTFHVWWDPKLFEQIERAGSRIASFQVCDWLTPLPADVLLGRGMMGDGHIDFPPIREAVRRAGYTGDTEVEIFNDEVWATPADEVVDTMIERYLHLV; encoded by the coding sequence ATGACCGACGGCGGTATCGCACGGCTGTCGTTGAACCAGAAGACCCTGAACCGGTACTCGTTACCGGCAGCCGTCGCGGAATGCGTCCGGACCGGAATCCCGGCTATGGGGCTGTGGCGCGAACCGGTGCAGGAGTACGGGGTCACCGAGTCCGCGGAGCTGATGCGCTCGAACGGGCTCCGGGTCTCCTCACTGTGCCGAGGTGGTTTCCTGACCACCGACTCGCCCGAGGCCCGCGCGGAAGCACTGCGGGACAACCGGCTCGCGATCGACGAGGCCGCCGAACTCGGCGCCCCCTGCCTCGTCCTCGTGGTCGGGGGCCTGCCGGACGGCTCCAAGGATCTGGTCGGAGCGCGTCAACGGGTGGTCGACACGCTGGCCGAGCTCGCCCCCTACGCCGAACGACGGGGAGTACGGCTGGCGCTGGAAGCGTTGCACCCCATGTACTGCGCGGACCGTGCGGTGCTGTCCACACTCGAACAGGCACTGGACATCGCCGATCCCTTTCCCGAGAACCAGGTCGGCGTGGTGGTCGACACCTTCCACGTGTGGTGGGATCCGAAGCTGTTCGAGCAGATCGAACGAGCCGGTTCGCGCATCGCGTCCTTCCAGGTGTGCGACTGGCTGACCCCACTACCGGCGGACGTGCTGCTCGGCAGGGGGATGATGGGCGACGGCCACATCGACTTTCCGCCGATCCGGGAAGCCGTCCGGAGAGCGGGCTACACCGGCGACACCGAGGTCGAGATCTTCAACGACGAAGTCTGGGCCACGCCCGCCGACGAGGTGGTGGATACCATGATCGAGCGTTACCTCCACCTGGTCTGA